The sequence below is a genomic window from Opisthocomus hoazin isolate bOpiHoa1 unplaced genomic scaffold, bOpiHoa1.hap1 HAP1_SCAFFOLD_42, whole genome shotgun sequence.
CCTCACCCACCCCTGCCTGGGTCTGGGgagcccccctccaccccccacccgGGTCTGGGGAGCTTCTTCAACCTCTGCTCGAGTCTGgggagcccccccccagcccccctgggtTTGGGGAGCCCCTCCAGCTGTGTCTGGGTTTGGGGAGCCCCCCCAGCTGTGTCTGGGTttggggagcccccccccccccccccactccctgcCCGGGTTTGAGGAGCTCCTTCAACCTCTGCTCGGGTCTGGGGAGCCCCCCCGACTCTGTATAGGTTtgggaagcccccccccccccatcccccttaCCCAGGTCTGGGGAGCCTCCCCGGCTCTGTCTGGGATTCGGGAGCCTCCCACCCAACCCTGCCAGGCCTGGGGAGCCCCCCCTCACTCCCTGCCTGGGTCTGGGGAGCCCCTCCTGACCCCTGCCTGGGTCTGGGgagcccccctccaccccccacccaGGTCTGGGGAGCTCCTTCAACCTCTGCTCGGGTCTggggagccccccaccccacccttaCCTGGGTCTGGGGAGCCCCCCCAGCTCTGTCTGGGGTTGGGGAGCCCCCCATCCAACCCTGCCGGGTCTGGGGAGCCCCCCTCACTCTCTGCCTGGGACTGGGGAGCACACTTCAGTCTGTGTGGGCTTGGGGAGCCCCCCTCTCCAGCCCTGCCTAGGTTTGGGGAGCCCTACCCTGGGTCTGTCTGAGTTTGGGGAGCCCCTTCACCTCTGCTTGGGTCTGGGGACACCCCTCGGCTCTGTCTGGGGTTGGggagccccccccacccctgcctgaGTCCGGGgagcccccctccacccccctcctGGGTCTGGGGagcccctcctgcccctcacCTGGGTCTTGGGAGCCCCTCCAGCTGTGTCTGCGGTTggggagctgccccccccccgcaccccgtgCCCAGGTTTGGGGAGCTCCTTCAACCTCTGCACAGGTCTGGGGTGCCCCTCCTGCCCCTCACAAGGGTCCGGGGAGCCCCCCCGGCTGTGTCTGGGTTTGGggagccccccccatcccccacccGGGTCTGGggagccccccctccccacacccacCCAGAAGGACTGGAAGTGGcaggtctccagcagctcccccagGTACAGGATCTGCCGGATGGGCCTCTCCTCCTGCTGGGACCGGGGGGGTCAAGGGAAACGCGGGGAGAGGGGCCCGGAGCCGCCACCCCCCCTTTGCCGCTCCCCCAAACCACCCCCCAGAGCCCCTGCATCAGGGTCTCCCGCTCGGCGACCCCCCGTCTCCGGCAGCGGGGAGGGCCCtggggggcagggccgggccctgtgcccccccccagcgcGGCGGATACGTGGGCCTGGTCGATCATGCACTTGCAGAGCGTGAAGTCGGTGTGCGGGAGGTTGGTGAGCGCCTTCAGCAGGATCTGCGCCGTCACCGCCGTCTGGAAGAAGGCCGGGTTGAACTGGTacctgcggggggagcggggcgttCGGGGGGCTGCGGatgggaccccccagcccctccaaacccgctccccgcggccccgctcaCAGCTTCAGCACGGCCAGGTTGGCCTCCAGGTCGTAGGCGTTCTCCTTGGCCTGCGTCTCCACGTACCGCTCCAGCGTGGCCAGGTTCTCGGGGTTGTACCTGCGGCAGGGGAGGCCGCGTCCCCCGGGAGACCCCGTTACCAGCCAGGCCCCAGGCCTTGGaaccccctgccccgctcccggggtCTCCGCAGCGCTCCGGGGCCTCGGCACCCCCCATTCCCGGGCCCCGCTgcgccccccaccccgctcccagaCCCCGCTGTGCTCCCCACCCCTGCTCCCGGGGTCCCTGAAGCACTctggggccccagcacccccagtccCAGGGCCCTGCTGCCCCCCCTGACCCGCTGCTGGGGTCCCTACAGAGGTCCGGGGCCCCAGCGCCCCCTGCTCCCGGGCCCTGCTGCCTCCCCCGACCTGCTTccggggtccctgcagggctccaGGGCCCCActgccccccctgccctgctcccagggcccGTGCAAGCCTCCGGGGCCCCAGTACCCCCCCGTTCCCAGGCCCCGCTacgccccccaccccgctcccagaccccgctgtgccccccacccctgctcccGGGGTCCCCGCAGCACTCCGGGGCCGCAGCACCCCCCGTTCCAgggccctgctgctccccccgtcccgctcccggGGTCCCTACAAGGGTCCGGGGCCCCAGCGCCCCCTGCTCCCCGGCCCCGttgcccccccgccccgttcccaggccccgctgccccccctcaCCGCTCCCGGGGTCCCCGCAGCGCTCCCGGGCCCCGATGGCCGCCGCCGAGCCGTTCCCGGGGTCCCCGCAGCGCTCCCGGGCCCCAGCATCCCCCGTTCccaggccccgctgccccccccctcgCCACTCCCGGggtccccgccccgctcccaggccccggcaccccccgttcccaggccccgctgcccccccctcgCCGCTCCCGGggtccccgccccgctcccaggcCCCGGCACCCCttcacccacccccccccctccccggctccatCCGCCATTGCCGTCCCGGTCCATGGCGGCCCCGAGcgctgccccccgcgccccccccggcccctcgccgccGGTACCGGTCGATGCCCCGCAGCAGTTTCCCCACGTTCGCCCGCATCTGCTCGAACAGCGCCATGGCTCGCGGTGCCGCCGGAAGCGGAAGGGCGGTGCCGGGCTCCGGCGGGCGAGGCAACTTCCGCTTCCGGCGCGGGCGCTCGCCGGGCATGACGGGACGGTGGAGGACTCGAGGGGAGGGGGAAACGCGAAGGAGCGGCGCGCAGGCGCAGAAAGCGGGGGGGGGAAGAGGCGGAGGCGGGTTATACCCCCTGGCCCCGCCCACACGCAGAGGCCACGCCCCCACATACCAGCCAGGGCTCCGCCCACAGAACCAGGACCCGCCCACAGAACCAGGACACGCCCACATATCCTGGTCACGCCCACAGGGCCTGGTCATGCCCATGGAGCCAGATGGCGCCCGCTGGGCCAGGCCACGCCCACCGACCCAGGCCACAcccacagtgctgcttcccagTATGGGCGCGGGCTCTTGGTCTGGTTTGGCTGGGCTGAACTGGGCCGAACTGGGCTGGACTGGAGCCAGCGTTCACCCGAAGCGCACCCACACTGGGGGGGATcagtggggtgggggggcggtcacactgggatggactgggccatactgggggtggagggaaggtcaCACTGGGACggactgggctgtactgggcgtGGAGCGCGGCTCACACTGGGATGGACTGGGCCAAACTGGGATCagactgggggggcactgggggacagcGGGGTACACTGGGGGGGGCGGCGGATGGGCCACGCTGTGGCCAAACTGGGCTCTTACGGGGGGATACTGGGATCTAACTGGGAGGCCACTGGTCTCCAGGTGTTGCTGATcaccccccgggctggggggggctggggggggctggggggacccccCCAGGCCTCCTGCAGCGGGGGGTGGGGCCTCGCCCAGACGCCTGGGTCCCCTGTGGGCCatacctcagtttccccttcctcccccgcccccccccccgtgcctcagtttccccttccgCCGCCAATCCTGGGcacggggggggctgctggggtggggtggggccgCCATGGACCCCCGGCCCCTCCACATCCCTGCCCGCGATCCCCACCAGGACTTTGAGGTGCTGCAGCGCCTGGGCAGGGGCACTTATGGGGAGGTCTacagggtgaggggggggcgggggcgggagagacccctgggggtggtgggggggggagggacccCCAAAACCGGGGAGAGTGACCCCTGCGATGCCCCGAAACCGGCCCCACGGGCGGGCAACGCTGGGGTCTTTGGggcgggaaggcggggggggtgAGAGGAGCCCCCTCTACCCATAAAGTGGCCCCGGGGGATTCCCCAGCGCCTCCCAGTTCCCCACCAGTGCCACCCAGTTCCCCACCAGCGCGGCCCAGTTCCCCACCCTGGTCCTGGAGGCGCCTGCAGACCCCGGGAACTCCCCCGTCACAGCATGAGGCCGTGGCGCATccggcactgggaggcactggggggtaCTGAAGGGCACTGGAGGGtactggggggtactgggagtcactggggggtactgggggggTATTGGGAAGGTACTGGGGGGTACTGGGGTGGTActgggggggtactgggaggcactgggcagtactgggggacactggggggtactggggggtACTGGGGAGGTACCGAGAGGCACTGGCGGGTACTAGGGGGCACTGGGAGGCCATGAGCTCACGTCCCCCACCCAGACCCGCAGCAAGACAACGGGCGATCTGGCCGCCATCAAGGTTGCCAAGAtggagctaacctggaaagctgttgctcagcctcatctgcccatggcactgctcgcacagaggcacagagactggggctgcttgcttgtcttgccacctcaaatgtcaaaggtatctctgcgtgtccgtgccgggcgcctgaggcagccctgctcccaaaatgcgaacgtctgcagatagttggcaggcagaaagagctagcctggaaagctgttgctcagcctcatctgcccatggcactgctcgcacagaggcacagagactggggctgcttgcttgtcttgccacctcaaacgtcaaacgtagatttgggtgtccgtgtcgggcgcctgcggcagccctgctcccaaaatgcgaacgtctgcagatagctggcaggcagaaagagctagcctggaaa
It includes:
- the EIF3K gene encoding eukaryotic translation initiation factor 3 subunit K isoform X2, giving the protein MALFEQMRANVGKLLRGIDRYNPENLATLERYVETQAKENAYDLEANLAVLKLYQFNPAFFQTAVTAQILLKALTNLPHTDFTLCKCMIDQAHQEERPIRQILYLGELLETCHFQSFWQALDENMELLDGITGFEDSVRKFICHVVGITYQHIDRWLLAEMLGDLSEAQLKVWMSKYGWTEPEPGRIFICNQEESIKPKNIVEKIDFDSVSSIMASSL
- the EIF3K gene encoding eukaryotic translation initiation factor 3 subunit K isoform X1, which encodes MALFEQMRANVGKLLRGIDRYNPENLATLERYVETQAKENAYDLEANLAVLKLYQFNPAFFQTAVTAQILLKALTNLPHTDFTLCKCMIDQAHSQQEERPIRQILYLGELLETCHFQSFWQALDENMELLDGITGFEDSVRKFICHVVGITYQHIDRWLLAEMLGDLSEAQLKVWMSKYGWTEPEPGRIFICNQEESIKPKNIVEKIDFDSVSSIMASSL